The proteins below come from a single Chrysiogenia bacterium genomic window:
- a CDS encoding UbiA family prenyltransferase → MTTQNKEARGSWLLALLRPADWLPYLGLTLLGWSGSSGAPAPWLTLLWSALYLAGGYGFNGVCDWRTDDAAKNPIRGSAVSPRLAGVLSLALLLAPVPLSFVLIPSVRWLTLGMVTLGVVYSLPGWGLKRVAGVVSLANIALFVPLYWIGAGRMPAADPGDLWVLGVLALPSLQSQLVHELGDRAEDLSAGRRSTAIWLGELATRRSVQVLGAATCVVAALAWRQGLLGIASGILFALAAVFSIAGPGDPLQWRRRIKIAYLAPCAAWLVEGIVGR, encoded by the coding sequence GTGACGACACAGAACAAAGAGGCGCGCGGCAGTTGGCTGCTTGCGCTGCTGCGCCCGGCGGACTGGCTTCCGTATCTGGGGCTGACATTGCTGGGCTGGTCCGGCTCGTCCGGAGCCCCGGCGCCGTGGCTGACCTTGTTGTGGTCGGCGCTTTATCTGGCGGGCGGTTACGGCTTCAACGGGGTGTGTGACTGGCGCACCGATGACGCAGCGAAGAATCCGATTCGCGGCTCGGCTGTCTCGCCGCGCTTGGCGGGAGTGCTTTCCCTTGCGCTACTGCTTGCGCCCGTGCCGCTGAGTTTTGTCCTGATCCCCTCGGTGCGCTGGCTGACGCTGGGGATGGTCACGTTGGGAGTGGTGTATTCGCTTCCCGGATGGGGCCTCAAACGTGTGGCCGGCGTTGTCTCATTGGCTAATATCGCCCTGTTCGTGCCGCTTTACTGGATCGGCGCCGGCCGGATGCCCGCGGCGGACCCTGGCGACCTGTGGGTGCTGGGCGTGCTCGCACTGCCTTCACTGCAGAGCCAATTGGTGCACGAACTCGGTGACCGTGCGGAGGATCTCAGTGCCGGTCGTCGGAGCACGGCCATCTGGCTGGGCGAGCTTGCTACGCGGCGTAGCGTGCAGGTCCTCGGCGCCGCAACCTGTGTGGTTGCTGCACTGGCATGGCGGCAGGGACTGCTGGGCATTGCATCGGGCATCCTGTTCGCGCTTGCGGCGGTCTTCAGCATCGCGGGACCCGGCGACCCGCTGCAGTGGCGTCGCCGGATCAAGATCGCCTATCTGGCCCCATGCGCCGCATGGCTGGTCGAGGGAATAGTCGGTCGTTGA
- a CDS encoding radical SAM protein, which translates to MNYRALAISGVKYLAGMPAPVSVGCVLTHRCNLHCEYCNFPGNLTEEMTTEEWKGAIDEFTRAGTIRFGFTGGEALLREDAPELLRHAKRTGATTTLCSNGILVPERIDELDGLDIYTTSLDGANAEIHDAQRRSRGNFEKAIRGIELALSAGKQVKTLTVLTPRNLDEVPGILDLADEMGFEAGFQPASNASLASPEAPSLAPEAAKFHEVGEFLAGALKEGRNLLSSKTSVEHMLHYPEGEGGDLCWAAGKYFCYIDPAGAVFPCHFVYHPEPGAHPSGKELGYVNAFRECRSCADSCPGCYIVPYNEMNNLFRLSPSTLWKQVRSALSW; encoded by the coding sequence GTGAACTACCGGGCCCTCGCAATCTCCGGCGTGAAATACCTGGCAGGCATGCCCGCGCCGGTATCGGTTGGTTGCGTGCTGACTCATCGCTGCAACCTGCATTGCGAATACTGCAATTTTCCAGGGAACCTGACCGAAGAAATGACCACCGAGGAGTGGAAGGGCGCGATCGACGAGTTCACGCGCGCAGGAACAATTCGCTTCGGCTTTACCGGCGGCGAAGCCCTGCTGCGCGAGGATGCGCCGGAGCTGCTGCGCCATGCCAAGCGCACGGGCGCGACGACCACGCTTTGCAGTAACGGCATTCTGGTGCCCGAGCGAATCGACGAGCTCGACGGGCTCGACATCTACACAACCAGCCTCGACGGCGCCAACGCGGAAATTCATGACGCCCAGCGGCGCTCCAGGGGAAACTTCGAGAAGGCGATTCGCGGGATCGAGCTGGCCCTCTCGGCGGGCAAGCAGGTGAAGACCCTGACGGTGCTCACGCCCCGGAATCTCGATGAGGTTCCTGGAATTCTGGATCTGGCCGACGAAATGGGCTTTGAAGCCGGTTTTCAACCGGCCTCCAATGCTAGCCTGGCCTCGCCGGAGGCGCCTTCGCTGGCCCCGGAGGCGGCGAAATTCCACGAGGTGGGCGAATTTCTGGCCGGCGCGCTCAAAGAGGGCCGCAACCTGCTTTCCTCGAAGACCTCGGTCGAGCACATGCTCCACTATCCCGAAGGGGAGGGGGGCGACCTGTGCTGGGCGGCCGGAAAATACTTCTGCTACATCGATCCGGCAGGCGCCGTGTTTCCCTGCCACTTCGTCTATCACCCCGAACCCGGAGCGCATCCCAGCGGCAAGGAACTTGGCTACGTCAATGCCTTTCGTGAATGCCGAAGCTGCGCCGATTCCTGCCCGGGTTGCTACATCGTTCCCTACAACGAAATGAATAATTTGTTTCGACTTTCTCCCTCTACGCTTTGGAAACAGGTGCGGTCCGCCCTTTCCTGGTAG
- a CDS encoding cobalamin-dependent protein (Presence of a B(12) (cobalamin)-binding domain implies dependence on cobalamin itself, in one of its several forms, or in some unusual lineages, dependence on a cobalamin-like analog.), which yields MKIFLISPPSNCDDSLPWLEPLGLSYIAAVCRNAGHEVQIRDLLSVYTADTAGLFAELDEFEPDLVGLTAMTENFKNGREIARAVKSRYGCITVFGGWHVSGEPTVVRDPAIDFLVKGEGEETMLELLEYLEGKIHSPAEIEGLVWLDGDEVRVNPPRKRIRKLAELPRPVREGLPIEDYKFPMLFCEPVTRMRTLSVQASRGCPYTCTFCQTPAIWSNVWSKRTPTDVVDEIEELVARYKFNTLIFRDEEFTVRKNWVMEICEEMASRGLPKKLKWGSFARVDDVTPELVEAMHRGGSRYVFMGIEATSEEQQEKIKKWYKREQAEEAFATFRKAGVTTHGSWIIGFPWDTRAQLDSAFEWLRTLPMDFLSVLYATPFGSTLLREEVERNGLLLTDDPNYFNVNEPAIEVPGIPLEELRSLASHYRNRYFFNPAYMAGVAWQCLKSPTRARIVAELFFGSLYRYWHRRKLAGHREQVWGVPPEFFEPHVSYRDVLASMTHTDLPAAVSGV from the coding sequence ATGAAGATCTTTCTGATCAGTCCCCCCAGCAACTGCGACGATTCCCTGCCATGGCTGGAGCCCCTCGGGCTCTCCTACATCGCCGCTGTTTGCCGCAATGCCGGTCACGAGGTGCAGATCCGCGACCTGCTCAGCGTTTACACGGCCGATACCGCGGGCCTGTTTGCCGAGCTCGACGAATTCGAGCCCGACCTGGTGGGGCTCACGGCGATGACCGAGAACTTCAAGAACGGGCGCGAAATCGCCCGCGCGGTCAAGAGCCGTTACGGCTGCATCACCGTCTTCGGCGGCTGGCACGTCTCGGGCGAACCCACGGTCGTGCGCGACCCCGCCATCGATTTTCTCGTGAAAGGCGAGGGCGAGGAAACGATGCTTGAGCTCCTCGAATACCTTGAGGGGAAGATCCATTCCCCGGCGGAGATTGAGGGGCTGGTCTGGCTCGACGGTGACGAGGTACGGGTCAACCCGCCCCGCAAGCGCATCCGGAAACTGGCGGAACTGCCGCGTCCGGTGCGCGAAGGCCTTCCCATCGAGGACTACAAGTTCCCGATGCTCTTTTGCGAACCCGTGACGCGGATGCGCACCCTCTCGGTGCAGGCCTCGCGCGGCTGCCCGTACACCTGCACCTTCTGCCAGACGCCGGCCATCTGGTCCAATGTCTGGAGCAAGCGCACCCCCACTGATGTCGTCGATGAAATTGAAGAGCTCGTGGCCCGCTACAAGTTCAACACGCTGATCTTCCGCGATGAAGAATTCACCGTTCGCAAAAACTGGGTGATGGAAATCTGCGAGGAAATGGCCAGCCGCGGCCTGCCGAAGAAGCTCAAGTGGGGCAGCTTCGCGCGCGTGGATGACGTCACCCCCGAACTGGTCGAAGCCATGCATCGCGGCGGCTCCCGCTACGTGTTCATGGGCATCGAGGCCACCAGTGAAGAGCAGCAGGAAAAGATCAAGAAGTGGTACAAGCGCGAACAGGCCGAGGAGGCCTTCGCGACCTTCCGCAAGGCGGGGGTGACCACCCACGGGAGCTGGATTATCGGCTTCCCCTGGGATACGCGCGCGCAGCTCGATTCGGCCTTTGAGTGGCTCCGCACACTTCCGATGGATTTTCTCTCGGTGCTCTACGCAACACCGTTCGGCAGCACGCTGCTGCGCGAAGAAGTCGAACGCAACGGCCTGCTGCTGACCGATGACCCCAATTATTTCAATGTCAATGAGCCCGCGATTGAAGTGCCGGGAATTCCACTCGAAGAGCTGCGCTCTCTGGCGAGTCATTATCGGAATCGCTACTTCTTTAATCCCGCTTACATGGCGGGCGTGGCCTGGCAGTGCCTGAAGAGCCCGACGCGCGCGCGCATCGTCGCCGAGCTGTTTTTTGGCTCGCTCTACCGCTACTGGCACCGCCGAAAGCTGGCCGGACACCGTGAGCAGGTGTGGGGCGTTCCGCCCGAGTTCTTCGAGCCGCATGTTTCTTACAGAGACGTGCTGGCATCGATGACGCACACGGACCTGCCGGCGGCGGTAAGCGGGGTGTGA